From the genome of Acidobacteriota bacterium:
GCAGAGCCCCGGGGAGGTCTACGGAGCCGGCGGGCAGGCGGGGCGACCCCCTGCCGAAGTCCCTTCGATGGCGGCCAGCATCCGCTCCTCGTCTTCCGCCACCCGGCGCATGGTGCTGCCGACCACGCCGGTGAACATCCGGCTGAGCAGGGGGATGTTCATCCGGGCCAGGTAGACCCGGCCGGCCTCGTCCTCGAGCACCCCCCACGAGCAGGGCATGATTCCGATCATCTCCGGACGCTGGCCCACCACCTCGGAAGCGTGGCTCGGATTGCAGAGGAAGAAAATGCGCGCCTTGCGAATGCCCTGCACACCAAAGCCCTTCTTCTGGAGTTTTTCGAGGAAATCCAGCTCCGGCATGGGAAAACTCCACCCGGGCACTGCGCCGACAGCCTTGCGGATCGCCTCGAGGGTGCCTTCGAAATCGAGGGCGGAACGGCGAAGCTGAACCATCTTCCTGCGCATCAGAGCAACGAAGACGACGCCGGCGAGGATCATGCCGACAAGCGAACCGGCCACCAGGCCCACGACGAGGCTCATCGGGTTCATCGCGTATCTCCTTGGAAACCCGGGGCGGACGTCCCGTCCCTTCCCTTCCAAGGATGCGAAACAGCCGCTCAGGTCACGGAGCGGAATCGTCTTCGCCGGAGAGCAGCGCATCGACCTCCGCCGCATGCCGGCCGGTGGCCGCCTGCATGGCGCCGAGGCCCGGCAGTTCGCCGGGGCCGGCCACTTCCCGAGCCGCCTGCTCGTTCTCCTCGAGCACTGGAAGAACCTCGGCCGCGTCGCGGGCACTCAGGTAGAGCACCACCGCCAGGGCGATGAGCAGGACCAGGATGGCGATACCGCCGCCCTTTTTCATGGTCTTCCCCTTTCTCCCTCCAATCTGGTGTCCCTCGGGCCGATCGTCACCTGCCCCAGGCGCAGCAGCGGAATCTCCACCGGAACCCCGGCACCGTCCATCACCGCCGGTCCCCGAAAACCCTCGACGCTCTCCAGCCACCTCCCGACTCCCTCGAGGGGCAGCGGTCCCCAGCGGAAGCGAGGCTGCCCTTCCGAGTCGGCCCAGAAGCCCGCCCCGACGACGAAGGCTCCCACGGCGTGGAGGCGGGTAACCCACCAGCCTTCCGGCGAGGCCGTCGATGCCTGCGCCACCGACAGGCGCAACCGCTTCCACCCGGGCCGCGGCGGCAGCCTCCAGCTCTCCCGCACCATCTGTCCGGGTCCCCGCGGCAGATGGACCAGCACCCCACCGGCCACCACGGATGCGGGAGCACTCCCCGGGGCGACCACCTCC
Proteins encoded in this window:
- a CDS encoding DUF302 domain-containing protein, which codes for MNPMSLVVGLVAGSLVGMILAGVVFVALMRRKMVQLRRSALDFEGTLEAIRKAVGAVPGWSFPMPELDFLEKLQKKGFGVQGIRKARIFFLCNPSHASEVVGQRPEMIGIMPCSWGVLEDEAGRVYLARMNIPLLSRMFTGVVGSTMRRVAEDEERMLAAIEGTSAGGRPACPPAP